The following proteins come from a genomic window of Acomys russatus chromosome 17, mAcoRus1.1, whole genome shotgun sequence:
- the Klf10 gene encoding Krueppel-like factor 10: MLNFGASLQQASEEKMELISEKPKENVHPWHKTEQSDFEAVEALMSMSCDWKSHFKRYLENRPVTPVSDTSEEEGLPPGTPDLHTIPAFCLTPPYSPSDFEPSQGSNLTAPAPSTGHFKSLSDAAKQPGPATPFKEEKSPVAASPLPKAQATSVIRHTADAQLWNHQSRPVEAASVLSYQDNSFRRKTHLNAEALKKNVPCAAVSPNRSKCDPNAAAHGDEKAGAALYDFAVPSSETVICRSQPAPVSPLQKSVLVSSPTVAARGVPPMPVICQMVPLPASNSLVTTVVPSTPPSQPPAVCPPVLFMGTQVPKGTVMFVVPQPVVQSPKPAVMSPNGTRLSPIAPAPGFSPSTARVSPQTDSSRVRSHVCSHPGCGKTYFKSSHLKAHVRTHTGEKPFSCSWKGCERRFARSDELSRHRRTHTGEKKFACPMCDRRFMRSDHLTKHARRHLSAKKLPNWQMEVSKLSDIALPPTPASTQ, translated from the exons ATGCTCAACTTCGGCGCTTCTCTCCAGCAAGCCTCG gagGAAAAAATGGAACTAATTTCTGAAAAGCCAAAAGAGAACGTACATCCCTGGCACAAAACCGAGCAGAGCGACTTCGAGGCTGTGGAAGCACTCATGTCCATGAGCTGTGACTGGAAGTCCCATTTCAAGAGATACCTCGAGAACAGGCCCGTCACACCAGTGTCCGATACCTCAGAGGAAGAAGGCCTGCCCCCAGGCACGCCTGACCTTCATACAATTCCAGCTTTT TGTTTGACTCCACCTTACAGCCCCTCTGACTTCGAACCCTCCCAAGGGTCAAATCTGACGGCACCAGCGCCATCTACTGGCCACTTCAAGTCACTCTCCGATGCGGCCAAGCAGCCAGGTCCTGCTACGCCTTTCAAAGAGGAAAAGAGTCCGGTAGCTGCCTCCCCGCTCCCTAAGGCTCAAGCAACAAGTGTCATCCGTCACACGGCCGATGCCCAGCTGTGGAACCACCAGTCCCGCCCTGTCGAGGCAGCCAGCGTCCTCAGCTATCAGGACAATTCCTTCCGGAGAAAAACCCACCTGAATGCCGAGGCTCTGAAAAAGAACGTACCCTGTGCAGCCGTGTCACCAAACAGATCCAAATGTGACCCAAACGCGGCAGCACATGGTGACGAGAAGGCTGGTGCTGCACTGTATGACTTTGCCGTGCCTTCCTCAGAGACAGTCATTTGTAGGTCTCAGCCAGCTCCAGTGTCCCCGCTGCAGAAGTCAGTACTGGTCTCTTCGCCCACAGTAGCCGCCCGGGGTGTGCCACCCATGCCTGTCATCTGTCAGATGGTTCCCCTTCCTGCAAGCAACTCTCTTGTTACCACAGTTGTCCCCAGcaccccacccagccagccaccagcTGTCTGCCCACCTGTGTTGTTCATGGGCACCCAGGTGCCCAAGGGTACCGTCATGTTCGTTGTGCCCCAGCCCGTTGTGCAGAGCCCCAAGCCAGCTGTGATGAGCCCCAATGGCACCAGACTGTCCCCCATCGCCCCTGCACctggattctctccttccacagcaAGAGTCAGTCCCCAGACTGACTCATCCAGGGTACGCAGCCACGTCTGCAGCCACCCAGGCTGTGGCAAGACTTACTTTAAAAGCTCCCATCTGAAGGCCCACGTGAGAACACACACAG GGGAAAAGCCTTTCAGCTGCAGCTGGAAAGGCTGTGAAAGGAGGTTTGCTCGATCCGATGAACTGTCCAGACACCGGCGGACCCACACGGGGGAGAAGAAATTTGCCTGTCCCATGTGTGACCGGCGGTTCATGAGAAGTGACCATTTAACCAAGCACGCCCGGCGCCACCTATCAGCCAAGAAGCTCCCAAATTGGCAAATGGAAGTGAGCAAGTTAAGTGACATCGCTCTACCTCCAACGCCTGCTTCCACACAGTGA